Genomic DNA from Asterias amurensis chromosome 2, ASM3211899v1:
ATATTGTATTCTGATTGCAttctgtcatttttttttaaacacagtgtgttaataataatttgtaatttAACGTGTATATTTCCCAACTATTGTTGAAGTATTTAAAGTATAATTTTTGCTCAGTATTTATGAGTTTAACAAAATGAGTCTGTAGTGTTGTATCAAAGCACATCTGTAAACTTATTGAAAGTACATAAACACACATCGATTAAAGCTATGGAAACTCGTTTATAAAGAGTTGAGTCATTTTACGCGGCATTTGTACAGAATCGTTTCACAGAGCATTGATAATGACATActctttgtgtaaaaaaaaatcaaagtaagactgtgcaagtctagtCCATACCACATTGGTTTTACATGTGTGCGATTCATTTTCGTTAAAAATACCATAGTCGTAGTTTATGGCTACAACAATAATTATTCGTATTAGGTGATTGGGAAAGTAGAAATTCACAGTGCATGACGGGGAAATAGTAAAGTAAATGTAACAAACCAATAACGAAAACCCGAGTATGGGGATAAGTTTCCGGTTAAGTGCACTGGGTAAACCATTTAAGCACGTTGCCCGGCTGAGTTTCACTCAATTTGTtacgtcttaaaggaacacgttgccttggatcggtcgagttggtctttgaaaagcgtttgtaaccgttttttataaaatgcatatgggtagaaagatgttgtaaaagtagaatacaatgatccacacaaacatgcctcgaaattgcgtggttttccttttacctcgtcgactaacacgtcggccatttatgggggtcaaaattttgactcccataaatggccgaccatgttagttcgcacagtagaaggaaaaccacgcgatttcgaggcaaacttgtgtggatcattgtattctacttttaaaacatctttccaaccatatgcattttataaaaaacggttacaaacgcttttgttttgaccaactcgtccaatccaaggcaacgtgttcctttgaaggTGGTCGCACAAAATTCGAGTGTGATTGGCAAATGGGGTTTCTAAAAATCAGCCTCTCGTCCCAAAGTTTATTTTGTTCTAAGTTTTAGTTAACAAACCATTCGCACTTTatgaaaaatttaaattgtcTTGATAACAAATTGCTCTTAAttgtgttttaatattttttaggaATTTTGTATACTTAGAAAGATttcttttcatagcaaaaagcgTAGGCCTAGTCTTCGTTCAAGCTGTTTTCTGATTTTCGATTCGCGCGAGACTTTACCATGCAGTCTATAACCTAATTCCTTTGTCATAAAAATGTTATTATCGTTTCAATTTGACGTTGAAGATTCAAAGGGGGACTGCAGCCGATtttacgaaacgctaggattaatcctatctcgggTTAGGACAAgaccgtcctaacttaggatggacTCAATGCGTCATCATGTCTTCGGACACataactgaactcgtcctaggtcacaagattaatcctaagtcaggaagagtttggcgaaatcgacggcaggttcCGTTCATAGGCAATTGTCATATTCCTTGGTAGAATTTCATTGCAACAAAATTGATCAGGACCACACCCAATAAGACCACACCCAACGCACCAAGTCTAGAACCCCCACCACACATCGGTGaatggtaaaaaataaaaaatattatttttaggcTTTTTCCCCAAGCAAATATTTACTCAGGAACAAAATAGCATTCTTCACTCCGGTGCCCTTATCTACAGACATTTTATTGTTTCGGTATCCGCTGTTATTTACAGAAACCGAACCGGCTCCTTTCACCCGGACACAGTTTGAAcggcagctaagcacaaaatatttatgcttaccagaataagcttTCAAGCCAATTTAGtgaccatgtcacatgtacaccTTTTGACTGTATATCCTGCTCTCTTTTGTTcaacagaaaattgttaagcaaccTGCATAAAAGCAGCTCTAAACGAAAATTGTCCCTGGGCTCAATTTCGGTGGCGGTCACGACATCGTGACGTTATTTATATTGTGCTTTTTATGTCTGTTTACATAAACTGAAACATTAACACCTCAAAAACATTTggatataaataaaacatttgtttccCTTTAATACAGAAATcattttaacaacattttaaacaacattTATTCCAGGTCATAAAACTAATCGAAATGTGTTTTCACAacttattaaacaaattaatttatcaATCTCGTCTTCTGACAAGTTTACTAAAATTCTATTGCTACCATAGACTTGATAATAATAGTCGTGTTCATGGTGGTGATTTATGCGTAAATCTATAAGAAATTTTGATTTTATGTGAGTCTAGCAAATTACAATGAAATTTGAACGCTAAAATTGGATTATCAAAGCGGTGACCGGACCTATGATTCCTACGAATGTTATAGGGTTTCGCTTATTGGAGAACGTTACATATTACCATCTTGCACTCTGTAAATTAAACAAACTTAGTATCAAAAGGACGTATTTGTCATCTGATGTCAGGTGTCAAATTGCGGTAATATCAAagctttttgtttaaagacactggataccttttaaagtaattgtcaaagaccagtattctcacttggtgtatcccaatataatATGCATtctagaataacaaacctgtcaaagtttggactcaattggtcgtcgaagatgcgagagaataatggaagaaaaaacacacttatcgcataaaatgtgtgctttcagatgcatagaaTTCGAGACTGGCAccgtctgaagtaacatagtttttgagaaagaagtatttttccacgaacttgatttttgagagctaattttgaggtctcgaaatcgagcatctgaaagtacacaacttcgcgtgacaagggtgtttttctttctaaaattgttcactaaaatacttgaattgaattcgagacctcagctgtaCGGGAAAGGTCAAAGTGGGTTCATCCATAAGTTCTTAACTTTACGTATCATATCTCCTGATCGAAATATGTTTGTGCCGTCTTGTAGTATGACACATTTCACAATAGTGTTTTTTaagacatgacccctttttaCCTTTCCTTCCAGTCCAAACAGGGAGTTAAACAAATTGTAGCTTAAACCTTGTAGCAATACGACACATTTTAACCTTACGAATGACCTGTCCTTCCGGTCCAAACAGGAATTTAATCAGCTATACCTTTTTTTTATCTTAACGGACCATAGATGGCTTACAAAATCATCAGTGGTTTGTGTGTATTGAATcacttaattaaacaaaatagagAAAAGTACTCGTTTTTTTAACAGATATATTATAATGTTAAAAGTTGATATACTTCAATTCATTTGCTCGTGCTGCTAATAAATACGTTGTCTAGTGGGGGACAACACGACCAAACCAGCCTAACAGATCGGAACTTTCGGATTGCTAGATGATCACCGTCTGGAACATATTTCACTCTCAAGGGGGTTTCCCTGTACGGACGCACAATCACCCGCTCTGTCTCTTATCCTCAGTCGGAATCCTCCGGAACAAGCACTCCACTCACCCCAGGGGCAACCTGTGTACAGTCAAACATCAATcaatattataaatataaaggagttgtacaaacaaaaagtaaatttcTTGAGAGTTTGCCTTACGTAATTATGATGAGGGCTACGCCAACCGATCTGTCGACCCAAATCAGCCGTGacacttaagcaagacacataaccattgcttcgtccttcggatgggacgtaaagccgttggtcccatgtgttgtgtaacgcatgtaaaataacccagtacacttattgaaaagagaagggtttgccccggtattcctggctgtggctgctgtagcacattgtaaaccccatttaaggtgctaaataatttggtctcagaattcatcacttcaataatctttctgaaagtttgtatttactcagcgccttgagtatctTCTTTGGTAgttacgtgcgctatataagacttcgatatttattgttattatttatatcaggcTTCTAGAGGCAAACATATATCAGCGTATTGAATGGTTTCGTAAAAAGTACCCGGATGACAGCATTACTGCTTCAATATGGCATTTTAACAAGTTTCGCTGGTTACCATAACATATAGTTGGATGGCCCTTTTTTCGGGGGATACTCGCTATGGCAATATTGCACTCGTCTTCGACTGTTGTCATAGCTCGTGCAATATATTCTTGTACCCCTCAAAGccataaaatataatataattgttattatttttattaactaTCGTGCTCAACAGGTGTACTTACAGGGTGCCTGCGTGGTCTGGTCACACTCACTTGTTTCACTCGAATCGCCCCCACAGGGTAGACCGCCATTGCTCGGTGGGGGATTATTGCAAGCACGGCTTCGCACTTGTTCACCTCCTGTGCCACATGATACCGTACAGGGGCTCCAGTTGTCCCAGTCGCTCCATCCCCCATTTACTAAAAGAAAACAGCGTGAAACAATAGACTCTCGTTAATTAATGATGTTATTAAAATGTTTATCAATGAACCGGAACAAAGCTAAACTCGACTAAAGTCATGATGCATGTATACATGATTGTATACTATGGCCAGTTGCCCCTCACACCTTTAGAGGTCATGGCTTGGGTATAATGAAGACGACGTACGTGCGGTTTCTAATGATAAttttttgaacgctaggtggcagcagacttaccaggtaaattggcATTGTTTACGTCATTCTGAGCATAATCACATTTCCAAGAAAATTGGCTTTACTTCGGAATGTGTTAAAGGTTTATTTAAAGGCCCGAAACTGCAGTTTGTtcttttagttaaaaaaaaacacaccttaAAAGAACATAAATGTGAGGTTATATTAGTTTAGAATCAAAATGGTGCTGGGAAAGGCTTACGGGCAACTATCTAACCGCTAGAGGGCCGGTATTTACCCATACCTGGACACGTGACGTTGGTATCACAAGGTTTTGACTCTTGGGCTGTTCCATTACATTGGGATCCTCCATTCTCTGGGGAGGGGTTTGTACACGTCCGATATCGTGTTATATTTCCAGTACCACATGACGCTGAGCAGTTGTGCCAAGCCCCCCATTCACTCCAATTACCATCCACCACTAGTAAGGGTCAGACAGAAAAAGATATCAGCGCACTTAAAACTCTGTGGGGCTAaggtgtgttttgtgttttcaacTTTCTGTTTTTCGCCTTCACCCATACCCCTCTAGCTCCCCTCTCTCCCGTCGCTCTTTCCAACGCAATATTGGAACAACATGTTTTTAATCAATAAATCGGTTTGCTATGCGTCAATCCTCATTTTGACGTCCGGATGCATACTATTGGCAATGCCCTTTCCTCTAATTGCAATACTGTTTTGGATCTTCTGTGTAAATAAAAGAATATGAAaataacatgcataaaatacatgAAGTTTATAGTATTTCCTTCTGCTTCTGCATTTCTTCAAACGGTGCCTCC
This window encodes:
- the LOC139934033 gene encoding properdin-like isoform X1 is translated as MTSRVGGIFAGILLLLASTCYCDNPVVNGNWNEWGAWLNCSASCGTGTITRHRTCTNPSPEIGESQCNGTLQESKLCDTNVTCPSVNGNWSEWGAWPNCSASCATGNITRYRTCTNPSPENGGSQCNGTSEESNLCENFTCPVVDGNWSEWGAWHNCSASCGTGNITRYRTCTNPSPENGGSQCNGTAQESKPCDTNVTCPVNGGWSDWDNWSPCTVSCGTGGEQVRSRACNNPPPSNGGLPCGGDSSETSECDQTTQAPCCPWGEWSACSGGFRLRIRDRAGDCASVQGNPLESEICSRR